One window of Felis catus isolate Fca126 chromosome D4, F.catus_Fca126_mat1.0, whole genome shotgun sequence genomic DNA carries:
- the ZNF484 gene encoding zinc finger protein 484 isoform X1, with protein MLGECGTPSHIPRSMRLIHLVVPEISASFPEEPEMTKSLGSVSFKDVMVDFSREEWQRLDLAQKSLYRDVMLENYFNLISVGCQVPKSEVIFNLEQEEPCVLDGDISSHNCLNGDIGFETLQQGTSEEVSIRFERINLFTRDDPYYSILEELWQDDKQTERCEEYQNKSVSHVAFVDKETVANERDCEYKDTGKTEHINTYLVPARKRLQNYDSFGRSLKPIVSLCNYRNNAIENLDKIIGYGNIFTPMNSHTEMNGCEYNQCKKLLNHKQALIQHHKIHTGKNLNLFSDSVKILTQGSHLFAHQSIYTEEKQHECSKYETVFTQKPQLAVPQKASTGEKPYRCTEYEEDFCLKSSHEETHTEENHCKCSEYGKAFIQKSDLFRCQGIHIGEKPYEYSECGKNVSQNSNLNIHKKNYTGEKHFECTECGKAFTRKSTLSMHQKIHTGEKPYVCTECGKAFIRKSHFITHERIHTGEKPYECSDCGRSFIKKSQLHVHQRIHTGENPFICTECGKVFTHKTNLIIHQKIHTGERPYICTECAKAFTDRSNLIKHQKIHTGEKPYKCSDCGKSFTWKSRLRIHQKCHTGERHYECTECGKAFIQKSTLSMHQRIHRGEKPYVCTECGKAFFHKSHFITHERIHTGEKPYECSDCGKSFTKKSQLHVHQQIHTGEKPYRCAECGKAFTDRSNLFTHQKIHTGEKPYKCSDCGKAFTRKSGLHIHQQSHTGERHYECSECGKAFARKSTLIMHQRIHTGEKPYICTECGKSFIQKSHLNRHRRIHTGEKPYGCSDCGKAFIKKSQLHEHHRIHTGEKPFICAECGKAFTIRSNLIKHQKIHTKQKTYKGSDFKKALNWRPQLRIHQKSDTGEVACPVPQSWCGDTKE; from the exons atctctgcctctttcccagaaGAGCCAGAAATGACCAAGTCCCTG GGGTCAGTGTCATTCAAGGATGTAATGGTAGACTTCAGCAGGGAGGAGTGGCAACGATTGGACCTTGCTCAGAAAAGCCTGTACAGGGATGTGATGCTGGAAAACTATTTCAACTTGATCTCAGTGG GGTGTCAAGTTCCCAAATCAGAAGTCATTTTCAACTTGGAACAAGAAGAGCCATGTGTGCTGGATGGTGACATTTCAAGTCACAACTGTCTCA atGGGGATATTGGTTTTGAAACTTTACAGCAGGGAACGTCTGAAGAAGTTTCAATACGGTTTGAGAGAATTAATCTCTTTACAAGAGATGACccatattattccattttagaaGAATTGTGGCAAGATGACAAACAGACGGAGAGATGTGAGGAATACCAGAACAAAAGTGTAAGTCATGTCGCCTTTGTTGACAAGGAAACAGTAGCTAATGAGAGAGACTGTGAATATAAGGacactgggaaaactgaacataTAAACACATACCTTGTTCCTGCAAGAAAAAGACTCCAGAACTATGACTCATTTGGAAGGAGTTTGAAGCCTATTGTAAGCTTATGTAATTATAGAAACAATGCAATAGAAAATCTTGATAAGATTATTGGATATGGTAATATTTTCACTCCTATGAATTCTCATACAGAAATGAATGGTTGTGAATATAATCAGTGTAAGAAACTTCTGAATCATAAGCAAGCTCTCATTCAACATCACAAAATTCATACTGGGAAGaatctcaatttattttctgattctgtAAAAATTTTAACCCAGGGGTCACACCTCTTTGCACATCAAAGTATCTATACTGAGGAGAAACAGCATGAATGCAGCAAATATGAGACAGTCTTCACTCAGAAGCCCCAACTTGCTGTACCTCAGAAGGCTTctacaggagagaaaccctatagATGCACTGAATATGAGGAGGACTTTTGCCTCAAGTCAAGTCATGAGGAAACTCACACTGAGGAGAATCACTGTAAATGCAGTGAATATGGAAAAGCCTTTATCCAGAAGTCAGATCTGTTCAGATGCCAGGGAATTCATATTGGAGAAAAACCCTATGAATACAGTGAATGTGGGAAAAATGTTTCTCAGAATTCAAACctcaatatacataaaaaaaattatactggaGAGAAACACTTTGAATGTactgaatgtggaaaagccttcacAAGGAAATCAACACTAAGTATGCATCAGAAAATCCATACGGGAGAAAAGCCCTATGTATGTactgaatgtgggaaagcctttatacGGAAGTCACATTTTATTACACAtgagagaattcatactggagagaaaccttacgaATGCAGTGACTGTGGAAGATCCTTTATAAAGAAGTCACAACTCCATGtgcatcagagaattcacacaggagagaaTCCCTTTATATGTACAGAATGTGGGAAAGTCTTCACTCACAAGACAAATCTCATTATACACCAGaaaattcatactggagagagaCCTTATATATGTACTGAATGTGCGAAGGCCTTTACTGACAGGTCAAATCTCATCAAACACCAAaaaattcatactggagagaaaccctataaatgCAGTGATTGTGGAAAATCATTCACTTGGAAGTCACGGCTCAGGATACATCAGAAATGCCACACTGGAGAGAGACATTATGAATGCActgagtgtgggaaagccttcatcCAGAAGTCAACACTAAGTATgcatcagagaattcacagaggagaaaaaccTTATGTTTGCACTGAATGTGGAAAGGCCTTCTTCCACAAGTCACATTTTATTACACATgagagaattcacactggagaaaagccTTATGAATGCAGTGACTGTGGGAAATCCTTTACTAAGAAGTCACAACTCCATGTGCATCAGCAaattcacacaggagagaaaccctacaGATGTGCTGAGTGTGGAAAGGCCTTCACTGACAGATCGAATCTGTTTACGCACCAGAAAATTCATACTGGGgagaaaccctataaatgtaGTGACTGTGGAAAAGCCTTCACTCGGAAGTCAGGCCTCCATATACATCAGCAATCTCATACTGGAGAGAGACACTATGAGTGCAGCGAATGTGGGAAAGCTTTTGCAAGAAAATCAACACTAATTATGCATCAGAGGattcatacaggagagaaaccctatatTTGTACTGAATGTGGGAAGTCCTTCATCCAGAAATCACACTTAAATCGGCATcggagaattcatactggagagaaaccctatggaTGCAGTGACTGTGGGAAGGCCTTCATTAAGAAGTCACAACTCCATGAGCATCATCgaattcacacaggagagaaaccatttatatgtgctgagtgtggaaaAGCCTTCACTATCAGATCAAATCTTATTAAACACCAGAAAATTCATACTAAACAAAAGACCTATAAAGGCAGTGACTTTAAGAAAGCCTTAAACTGGAGGCCACAGCTCAGGATACATCAGAAATCTGACACTGGGGAAGTAGCATGTCCAGTGCCACAATCATGGTGTGGGGATACCAAGGAATGA
- the ZNF484 gene encoding zinc finger protein 484 isoform X2, protein MTKTTQNIISTTERMGSVSFKDVMVDFSREEWQRLDLAQKSLYRDVMLENYFNLISVGCQVPKSEVIFNLEQEEPCVLDGDISSHNCLNGDIGFETLQQGTSEEVSIRFERINLFTRDDPYYSILEELWQDDKQTERCEEYQNKSVSHVAFVDKETVANERDCEYKDTGKTEHINTYLVPARKRLQNYDSFGRSLKPIVSLCNYRNNAIENLDKIIGYGNIFTPMNSHTEMNGCEYNQCKKLLNHKQALIQHHKIHTGKNLNLFSDSVKILTQGSHLFAHQSIYTEEKQHECSKYETVFTQKPQLAVPQKASTGEKPYRCTEYEEDFCLKSSHEETHTEENHCKCSEYGKAFIQKSDLFRCQGIHIGEKPYEYSECGKNVSQNSNLNIHKKNYTGEKHFECTECGKAFTRKSTLSMHQKIHTGEKPYVCTECGKAFIRKSHFITHERIHTGEKPYECSDCGRSFIKKSQLHVHQRIHTGENPFICTECGKVFTHKTNLIIHQKIHTGERPYICTECAKAFTDRSNLIKHQKIHTGEKPYKCSDCGKSFTWKSRLRIHQKCHTGERHYECTECGKAFIQKSTLSMHQRIHRGEKPYVCTECGKAFFHKSHFITHERIHTGEKPYECSDCGKSFTKKSQLHVHQQIHTGEKPYRCAECGKAFTDRSNLFTHQKIHTGEKPYKCSDCGKAFTRKSGLHIHQQSHTGERHYECSECGKAFARKSTLIMHQRIHTGEKPYICTECGKSFIQKSHLNRHRRIHTGEKPYGCSDCGKAFIKKSQLHEHHRIHTGEKPFICAECGKAFTIRSNLIKHQKIHTKQKTYKGSDFKKALNWRPQLRIHQKSDTGEVACPVPQSWCGDTKE, encoded by the exons ATGACCAAAACAACCCAGAATATTATCAGTACTACAGAAAGAATg GGGTCAGTGTCATTCAAGGATGTAATGGTAGACTTCAGCAGGGAGGAGTGGCAACGATTGGACCTTGCTCAGAAAAGCCTGTACAGGGATGTGATGCTGGAAAACTATTTCAACTTGATCTCAGTGG GGTGTCAAGTTCCCAAATCAGAAGTCATTTTCAACTTGGAACAAGAAGAGCCATGTGTGCTGGATGGTGACATTTCAAGTCACAACTGTCTCA atGGGGATATTGGTTTTGAAACTTTACAGCAGGGAACGTCTGAAGAAGTTTCAATACGGTTTGAGAGAATTAATCTCTTTACAAGAGATGACccatattattccattttagaaGAATTGTGGCAAGATGACAAACAGACGGAGAGATGTGAGGAATACCAGAACAAAAGTGTAAGTCATGTCGCCTTTGTTGACAAGGAAACAGTAGCTAATGAGAGAGACTGTGAATATAAGGacactgggaaaactgaacataTAAACACATACCTTGTTCCTGCAAGAAAAAGACTCCAGAACTATGACTCATTTGGAAGGAGTTTGAAGCCTATTGTAAGCTTATGTAATTATAGAAACAATGCAATAGAAAATCTTGATAAGATTATTGGATATGGTAATATTTTCACTCCTATGAATTCTCATACAGAAATGAATGGTTGTGAATATAATCAGTGTAAGAAACTTCTGAATCATAAGCAAGCTCTCATTCAACATCACAAAATTCATACTGGGAAGaatctcaatttattttctgattctgtAAAAATTTTAACCCAGGGGTCACACCTCTTTGCACATCAAAGTATCTATACTGAGGAGAAACAGCATGAATGCAGCAAATATGAGACAGTCTTCACTCAGAAGCCCCAACTTGCTGTACCTCAGAAGGCTTctacaggagagaaaccctatagATGCACTGAATATGAGGAGGACTTTTGCCTCAAGTCAAGTCATGAGGAAACTCACACTGAGGAGAATCACTGTAAATGCAGTGAATATGGAAAAGCCTTTATCCAGAAGTCAGATCTGTTCAGATGCCAGGGAATTCATATTGGAGAAAAACCCTATGAATACAGTGAATGTGGGAAAAATGTTTCTCAGAATTCAAACctcaatatacataaaaaaaattatactggaGAGAAACACTTTGAATGTactgaatgtggaaaagccttcacAAGGAAATCAACACTAAGTATGCATCAGAAAATCCATACGGGAGAAAAGCCCTATGTATGTactgaatgtgggaaagcctttatacGGAAGTCACATTTTATTACACAtgagagaattcatactggagagaaaccttacgaATGCAGTGACTGTGGAAGATCCTTTATAAAGAAGTCACAACTCCATGtgcatcagagaattcacacaggagagaaTCCCTTTATATGTACAGAATGTGGGAAAGTCTTCACTCACAAGACAAATCTCATTATACACCAGaaaattcatactggagagagaCCTTATATATGTACTGAATGTGCGAAGGCCTTTACTGACAGGTCAAATCTCATCAAACACCAAaaaattcatactggagagaaaccctataaatgCAGTGATTGTGGAAAATCATTCACTTGGAAGTCACGGCTCAGGATACATCAGAAATGCCACACTGGAGAGAGACATTATGAATGCActgagtgtgggaaagccttcatcCAGAAGTCAACACTAAGTATgcatcagagaattcacagaggagaaaaaccTTATGTTTGCACTGAATGTGGAAAGGCCTTCTTCCACAAGTCACATTTTATTACACATgagagaattcacactggagaaaagccTTATGAATGCAGTGACTGTGGGAAATCCTTTACTAAGAAGTCACAACTCCATGTGCATCAGCAaattcacacaggagagaaaccctacaGATGTGCTGAGTGTGGAAAGGCCTTCACTGACAGATCGAATCTGTTTACGCACCAGAAAATTCATACTGGGgagaaaccctataaatgtaGTGACTGTGGAAAAGCCTTCACTCGGAAGTCAGGCCTCCATATACATCAGCAATCTCATACTGGAGAGAGACACTATGAGTGCAGCGAATGTGGGAAAGCTTTTGCAAGAAAATCAACACTAATTATGCATCAGAGGattcatacaggagagaaaccctatatTTGTACTGAATGTGGGAAGTCCTTCATCCAGAAATCACACTTAAATCGGCATcggagaattcatactggagagaaaccctatggaTGCAGTGACTGTGGGAAGGCCTTCATTAAGAAGTCACAACTCCATGAGCATCATCgaattcacacaggagagaaaccatttatatgtgctgagtgtggaaaAGCCTTCACTATCAGATCAAATCTTATTAAACACCAGAAAATTCATACTAAACAAAAGACCTATAAAGGCAGTGACTTTAAGAAAGCCTTAAACTGGAGGCCACAGCTCAGGATACATCAGAAATCTGACACTGGGGAAGTAGCATGTCCAGTGCCACAATCATGGTGTGGGGATACCAAGGAATGA
- the ZNF484 gene encoding zinc finger protein 484 isoform X3, which translates to MTKSLGSVSFKDVMVDFSREEWQRLDLAQKSLYRDVMLENYFNLISVGCQVPKSEVIFNLEQEEPCVLDGDISSHNCLNGDIGFETLQQGTSEEVSIRFERINLFTRDDPYYSILEELWQDDKQTERCEEYQNKSVSHVAFVDKETVANERDCEYKDTGKTEHINTYLVPARKRLQNYDSFGRSLKPIVSLCNYRNNAIENLDKIIGYGNIFTPMNSHTEMNGCEYNQCKKLLNHKQALIQHHKIHTGKNLNLFSDSVKILTQGSHLFAHQSIYTEEKQHECSKYETVFTQKPQLAVPQKASTGEKPYRCTEYEEDFCLKSSHEETHTEENHCKCSEYGKAFIQKSDLFRCQGIHIGEKPYEYSECGKNVSQNSNLNIHKKNYTGEKHFECTECGKAFTRKSTLSMHQKIHTGEKPYVCTECGKAFIRKSHFITHERIHTGEKPYECSDCGRSFIKKSQLHVHQRIHTGENPFICTECGKVFTHKTNLIIHQKIHTGERPYICTECAKAFTDRSNLIKHQKIHTGEKPYKCSDCGKSFTWKSRLRIHQKCHTGERHYECTECGKAFIQKSTLSMHQRIHRGEKPYVCTECGKAFFHKSHFITHERIHTGEKPYECSDCGKSFTKKSQLHVHQQIHTGEKPYRCAECGKAFTDRSNLFTHQKIHTGEKPYKCSDCGKAFTRKSGLHIHQQSHTGERHYECSECGKAFARKSTLIMHQRIHTGEKPYICTECGKSFIQKSHLNRHRRIHTGEKPYGCSDCGKAFIKKSQLHEHHRIHTGEKPFICAECGKAFTIRSNLIKHQKIHTKQKTYKGSDFKKALNWRPQLRIHQKSDTGEVACPVPQSWCGDTKE; encoded by the exons ATGACCAAGTCCCTG GGGTCAGTGTCATTCAAGGATGTAATGGTAGACTTCAGCAGGGAGGAGTGGCAACGATTGGACCTTGCTCAGAAAAGCCTGTACAGGGATGTGATGCTGGAAAACTATTTCAACTTGATCTCAGTGG GGTGTCAAGTTCCCAAATCAGAAGTCATTTTCAACTTGGAACAAGAAGAGCCATGTGTGCTGGATGGTGACATTTCAAGTCACAACTGTCTCA atGGGGATATTGGTTTTGAAACTTTACAGCAGGGAACGTCTGAAGAAGTTTCAATACGGTTTGAGAGAATTAATCTCTTTACAAGAGATGACccatattattccattttagaaGAATTGTGGCAAGATGACAAACAGACGGAGAGATGTGAGGAATACCAGAACAAAAGTGTAAGTCATGTCGCCTTTGTTGACAAGGAAACAGTAGCTAATGAGAGAGACTGTGAATATAAGGacactgggaaaactgaacataTAAACACATACCTTGTTCCTGCAAGAAAAAGACTCCAGAACTATGACTCATTTGGAAGGAGTTTGAAGCCTATTGTAAGCTTATGTAATTATAGAAACAATGCAATAGAAAATCTTGATAAGATTATTGGATATGGTAATATTTTCACTCCTATGAATTCTCATACAGAAATGAATGGTTGTGAATATAATCAGTGTAAGAAACTTCTGAATCATAAGCAAGCTCTCATTCAACATCACAAAATTCATACTGGGAAGaatctcaatttattttctgattctgtAAAAATTTTAACCCAGGGGTCACACCTCTTTGCACATCAAAGTATCTATACTGAGGAGAAACAGCATGAATGCAGCAAATATGAGACAGTCTTCACTCAGAAGCCCCAACTTGCTGTACCTCAGAAGGCTTctacaggagagaaaccctatagATGCACTGAATATGAGGAGGACTTTTGCCTCAAGTCAAGTCATGAGGAAACTCACACTGAGGAGAATCACTGTAAATGCAGTGAATATGGAAAAGCCTTTATCCAGAAGTCAGATCTGTTCAGATGCCAGGGAATTCATATTGGAGAAAAACCCTATGAATACAGTGAATGTGGGAAAAATGTTTCTCAGAATTCAAACctcaatatacataaaaaaaattatactggaGAGAAACACTTTGAATGTactgaatgtggaaaagccttcacAAGGAAATCAACACTAAGTATGCATCAGAAAATCCATACGGGAGAAAAGCCCTATGTATGTactgaatgtgggaaagcctttatacGGAAGTCACATTTTATTACACAtgagagaattcatactggagagaaaccttacgaATGCAGTGACTGTGGAAGATCCTTTATAAAGAAGTCACAACTCCATGtgcatcagagaattcacacaggagagaaTCCCTTTATATGTACAGAATGTGGGAAAGTCTTCACTCACAAGACAAATCTCATTATACACCAGaaaattcatactggagagagaCCTTATATATGTACTGAATGTGCGAAGGCCTTTACTGACAGGTCAAATCTCATCAAACACCAAaaaattcatactggagagaaaccctataaatgCAGTGATTGTGGAAAATCATTCACTTGGAAGTCACGGCTCAGGATACATCAGAAATGCCACACTGGAGAGAGACATTATGAATGCActgagtgtgggaaagccttcatcCAGAAGTCAACACTAAGTATgcatcagagaattcacagaggagaaaaaccTTATGTTTGCACTGAATGTGGAAAGGCCTTCTTCCACAAGTCACATTTTATTACACATgagagaattcacactggagaaaagccTTATGAATGCAGTGACTGTGGGAAATCCTTTACTAAGAAGTCACAACTCCATGTGCATCAGCAaattcacacaggagagaaaccctacaGATGTGCTGAGTGTGGAAAGGCCTTCACTGACAGATCGAATCTGTTTACGCACCAGAAAATTCATACTGGGgagaaaccctataaatgtaGTGACTGTGGAAAAGCCTTCACTCGGAAGTCAGGCCTCCATATACATCAGCAATCTCATACTGGAGAGAGACACTATGAGTGCAGCGAATGTGGGAAAGCTTTTGCAAGAAAATCAACACTAATTATGCATCAGAGGattcatacaggagagaaaccctatatTTGTACTGAATGTGGGAAGTCCTTCATCCAGAAATCACACTTAAATCGGCATcggagaattcatactggagagaaaccctatggaTGCAGTGACTGTGGGAAGGCCTTCATTAAGAAGTCACAACTCCATGAGCATCATCgaattcacacaggagagaaaccatttatatgtgctgagtgtggaaaAGCCTTCACTATCAGATCAAATCTTATTAAACACCAGAAAATTCATACTAAACAAAAGACCTATAAAGGCAGTGACTTTAAGAAAGCCTTAAACTGGAGGCCACAGCTCAGGATACATCAGAAATCTGACACTGGGGAAGTAGCATGTCCAGTGCCACAATCATGGTGTGGGGATACCAAGGAATGA
- the ZNF484 gene encoding zinc finger protein 484 isoform X4, producing MVDFSREEWQRLDLAQKSLYRDVMLENYFNLISVGCQVPKSEVIFNLEQEEPCVLDGDISSHNCLNGDIGFETLQQGTSEEVSIRFERINLFTRDDPYYSILEELWQDDKQTERCEEYQNKSVSHVAFVDKETVANERDCEYKDTGKTEHINTYLVPARKRLQNYDSFGRSLKPIVSLCNYRNNAIENLDKIIGYGNIFTPMNSHTEMNGCEYNQCKKLLNHKQALIQHHKIHTGKNLNLFSDSVKILTQGSHLFAHQSIYTEEKQHECSKYETVFTQKPQLAVPQKASTGEKPYRCTEYEEDFCLKSSHEETHTEENHCKCSEYGKAFIQKSDLFRCQGIHIGEKPYEYSECGKNVSQNSNLNIHKKNYTGEKHFECTECGKAFTRKSTLSMHQKIHTGEKPYVCTECGKAFIRKSHFITHERIHTGEKPYECSDCGRSFIKKSQLHVHQRIHTGENPFICTECGKVFTHKTNLIIHQKIHTGERPYICTECAKAFTDRSNLIKHQKIHTGEKPYKCSDCGKSFTWKSRLRIHQKCHTGERHYECTECGKAFIQKSTLSMHQRIHRGEKPYVCTECGKAFFHKSHFITHERIHTGEKPYECSDCGKSFTKKSQLHVHQQIHTGEKPYRCAECGKAFTDRSNLFTHQKIHTGEKPYKCSDCGKAFTRKSGLHIHQQSHTGERHYECSECGKAFARKSTLIMHQRIHTGEKPYICTECGKSFIQKSHLNRHRRIHTGEKPYGCSDCGKAFIKKSQLHEHHRIHTGEKPFICAECGKAFTIRSNLIKHQKIHTKQKTYKGSDFKKALNWRPQLRIHQKSDTGEVACPVPQSWCGDTKE from the exons ATGGTAGACTTCAGCAGGGAGGAGTGGCAACGATTGGACCTTGCTCAGAAAAGCCTGTACAGGGATGTGATGCTGGAAAACTATTTCAACTTGATCTCAGTGG GGTGTCAAGTTCCCAAATCAGAAGTCATTTTCAACTTGGAACAAGAAGAGCCATGTGTGCTGGATGGTGACATTTCAAGTCACAACTGTCTCA atGGGGATATTGGTTTTGAAACTTTACAGCAGGGAACGTCTGAAGAAGTTTCAATACGGTTTGAGAGAATTAATCTCTTTACAAGAGATGACccatattattccattttagaaGAATTGTGGCAAGATGACAAACAGACGGAGAGATGTGAGGAATACCAGAACAAAAGTGTAAGTCATGTCGCCTTTGTTGACAAGGAAACAGTAGCTAATGAGAGAGACTGTGAATATAAGGacactgggaaaactgaacataTAAACACATACCTTGTTCCTGCAAGAAAAAGACTCCAGAACTATGACTCATTTGGAAGGAGTTTGAAGCCTATTGTAAGCTTATGTAATTATAGAAACAATGCAATAGAAAATCTTGATAAGATTATTGGATATGGTAATATTTTCACTCCTATGAATTCTCATACAGAAATGAATGGTTGTGAATATAATCAGTGTAAGAAACTTCTGAATCATAAGCAAGCTCTCATTCAACATCACAAAATTCATACTGGGAAGaatctcaatttattttctgattctgtAAAAATTTTAACCCAGGGGTCACACCTCTTTGCACATCAAAGTATCTATACTGAGGAGAAACAGCATGAATGCAGCAAATATGAGACAGTCTTCACTCAGAAGCCCCAACTTGCTGTACCTCAGAAGGCTTctacaggagagaaaccctatagATGCACTGAATATGAGGAGGACTTTTGCCTCAAGTCAAGTCATGAGGAAACTCACACTGAGGAGAATCACTGTAAATGCAGTGAATATGGAAAAGCCTTTATCCAGAAGTCAGATCTGTTCAGATGCCAGGGAATTCATATTGGAGAAAAACCCTATGAATACAGTGAATGTGGGAAAAATGTTTCTCAGAATTCAAACctcaatatacataaaaaaaattatactggaGAGAAACACTTTGAATGTactgaatgtggaaaagccttcacAAGGAAATCAACACTAAGTATGCATCAGAAAATCCATACGGGAGAAAAGCCCTATGTATGTactgaatgtgggaaagcctttatacGGAAGTCACATTTTATTACACAtgagagaattcatactggagagaaaccttacgaATGCAGTGACTGTGGAAGATCCTTTATAAAGAAGTCACAACTCCATGtgcatcagagaattcacacaggagagaaTCCCTTTATATGTACAGAATGTGGGAAAGTCTTCACTCACAAGACAAATCTCATTATACACCAGaaaattcatactggagagagaCCTTATATATGTACTGAATGTGCGAAGGCCTTTACTGACAGGTCAAATCTCATCAAACACCAAaaaattcatactggagagaaaccctataaatgCAGTGATTGTGGAAAATCATTCACTTGGAAGTCACGGCTCAGGATACATCAGAAATGCCACACTGGAGAGAGACATTATGAATGCActgagtgtgggaaagccttcatcCAGAAGTCAACACTAAGTATgcatcagagaattcacagaggagaaaaaccTTATGTTTGCACTGAATGTGGAAAGGCCTTCTTCCACAAGTCACATTTTATTACACATgagagaattcacactggagaaaagccTTATGAATGCAGTGACTGTGGGAAATCCTTTACTAAGAAGTCACAACTCCATGTGCATCAGCAaattcacacaggagagaaaccctacaGATGTGCTGAGTGTGGAAAGGCCTTCACTGACAGATCGAATCTGTTTACGCACCAGAAAATTCATACTGGGgagaaaccctataaatgtaGTGACTGTGGAAAAGCCTTCACTCGGAAGTCAGGCCTCCATATACATCAGCAATCTCATACTGGAGAGAGACACTATGAGTGCAGCGAATGTGGGAAAGCTTTTGCAAGAAAATCAACACTAATTATGCATCAGAGGattcatacaggagagaaaccctatatTTGTACTGAATGTGGGAAGTCCTTCATCCAGAAATCACACTTAAATCGGCATcggagaattcatactggagagaaaccctatggaTGCAGTGACTGTGGGAAGGCCTTCATTAAGAAGTCACAACTCCATGAGCATCATCgaattcacacaggagagaaaccatttatatgtgctgagtgtggaaaAGCCTTCACTATCAGATCAAATCTTATTAAACACCAGAAAATTCATACTAAACAAAAGACCTATAAAGGCAGTGACTTTAAGAAAGCCTTAAACTGGAGGCCACAGCTCAGGATACATCAGAAATCTGACACTGGGGAAGTAGCATGTCCAGTGCCACAATCATGGTGTGGGGATACCAAGGAATGA